One genomic region from Oncorhynchus clarkii lewisi isolate Uvic-CL-2024 chromosome 21, UVic_Ocla_1.0, whole genome shotgun sequence encodes:
- the LOC139378517 gene encoding LHFPL tetraspan subfamily member 3 protein-like → MMVPGAPTTMLPASEAAKIYQTNYVRNSRAIGVLWAIFTILFAIVNVVCFIQPYWIGDGMDTPQAGYFGLFHYCIGNGLSRDLTCQGSFMEFSTIPSGAFKAASVFIGMSMALVIGCIGCFTLFFFCSTGTVYKICGWIQLAAGTCLILGCMIYPDGWDSDEVKRMCGEQTDKYTLGACSVRWAYILAIMGIMDALILSFLAFVLGNRQDGLMADELLDKTGNSI, encoded by the exons ATGATGGTGCCTGGGGCTCCAACAACCATGCTTCCCGCTTCCGAGGCTGCCAAAATCTACCAGACCAACTATGTGAGGAACTCCCGCGCTATCGGGGTTCTGTGGGCCATCTTCACCATCCTCTTCGCTATAGTCAACGTGGTGTGCTTTATCCAGCCCTACTGGATCGGAGACGGGATGGACACGCCGCAGGCCGGTTACTTCGGCCTCTTCCACTATTGCATCGGAAACGGGCTGTCCCGGGACCTGACGTGCCAGGGTAGCTTCATGGAGTTCAGCACGATCCCTTCCGGCGCCTTCAAAGCCGCGTCCGTCTTCATCGGGATGTCCATGGCGCTGGTCATCGGATGCATCGGCTGCTTCACACTCTTCTTCTTCTGCAGCACAGGCACGGTCTACAAGATCTGCGGCTGGATACAGCTGGCTGCGG GTACGTGCCTGATTCTGGGCTGTATGATCTACCCAGACGGCTGGGACAGTGACGAGGTGAAGAGGATGTGTGGGGAGCAGACAGACAAGTACACCCTGGGAGCGTGCTCCGTGCGCTGGGCCTACATCCTAGCTATCATGGGCATCATGGACGCCCTGATACTCTCCTTCCTGGCCTTCGTCCTGGGAAACCGTCAGGATGGGCTGATGGCTGATGAACTGCTGGATA AGACTGGTAATTCCATATAA